The following proteins come from a genomic window of Zonotrichia leucophrys gambelii isolate GWCS_2022_RI chromosome 4, RI_Zleu_2.0, whole genome shotgun sequence:
- the KLF3 gene encoding Krueppel-like factor 3 — protein sequence MLMFDPVPIKQEAMEPVSVSYPSNYMDQMKPNKYGVIYSTPSMLHNKFYSSPEGLSNGIQMEPVDLTVNKRSSPPSTGSSPSPLKFQTVHRRSSPGLTLSSPSSPLSKFTPSPPGVQPLSMPITIPPVMAAALSRHGLRSPGILPVIQPVVVQPVPFMYAPHLQQPIMVSTVLPDDMETPSSMQVPVIESYEKPTLKKTIKVEPGSEPSKTDFYPEQMSPPMMTSLSPQQVMLQENHPSVIVQPGKRPLPVESPDTQRKRRIHRCDYEGCNKVYTKSSHLKAHRRTHTGEKPYKCTWEGCTWKFARSDELTRHFRKHTGIKPFQCPDCDRSFSRSDHLALHRKRHMLV from the exons ATGCTAATGTTTGACCCAGTCCCTATCAAGCAAGAAGCCATGGAGCCTGTTTCAGTG TCATACCCATCCAATTACATGGACCAAATGAAGCCAAACAAATACGGCGTCATTTATTCTACACCAAGTATGTTGCACAATAAATTCTACTCCAGCCCTGAAGGACTATCAAATGGGATCCAGATGGAGCCAGTGGACCTTACGGTAAATAAACGGAGCTCGCCGCCTTCAACTGGAAGTTCTCCTTCCCCACTAAAATTTCAGACTGTGCACAGGAGAAGTTCACCTGGATTGACTCTGTCCTCCCCCAGCTCACCTCTCAGTAAATTCACACCGTCACCCCCAGGAGTGCAGCCTCTTTCCATGCCAATAACAATCCCTCCTGTAATGGCCGCTGCTCTTTCACGCCATGGACTCAGGAGCCCTGGGATTCTCCCGGTCATACAGCCTGTTGTGGTCCAGCCAGTTCCTTTCATGTATGctccccatctccagcagcccaTCATGGTGTCCACAGTTCTCCCAGATGATATGGAAACTCCAAGTAGCATGCAAG TGCCTGTCATTGAGTCTTACGAGAAGCCCACACTGAAGAAAACAATCAAAGTAGAGCCAGGAAGTGAACCATCAAAGACTGACTTCTATCCTGAACAGATGTCACCTCCAATGATGACCTCATTGTCTCCTCAGCAAGTAATGTTGCAAGA GAATCACCCTTCAGTTATAGTTCAGCCAGGAAAGAGACCTTTACCTGTGGAATCCCCAGACACACAACGAAAACGCAGAATACATCGATGTGATTATGAAGGCTGCAACAAAGTCTACACTAAAAGCTCCCACCTGAAAGCTCACCGAAGAACCCATACAG gagaaaaaccaTACAAATGCACTTGGGAGGGGTGCACGTGGAAGTTTGCTCGTTCTGATGAACTGACGCGGCATTTCCGCAAGCACACAGGAATCAAACCCTTCCAGTGTCCAGACTGTGACCGCAGCTTTTCTCGCTCGGACCATCTCGCTCTTCACAGGAAACGCCACATGCTAGTCTGA